From Halotia branconii CENA392, the proteins below share one genomic window:
- a CDS encoding AAA family ATPase — translation MEFDYFRSNENNAANNKSQSLISSGWRPFRRDLDWEFLWQLWCNDTHEFTQKSFNLASNFAEVLGRNNYTWWANLLSVVSDNTRYEFEKFWNYITPDPQSPDHRYKDVLSTETPIVQFVSRSSIPIDYVLNRLQEITVLRVLHLLERPDIITQYYLERDFYLPVEKFINWERLEVINTVYAYWSKYDIWLQIDSYDRGRRQYTLMSKNISPLINKATYDLAVMLSGYQSRVGKVYSQFPIRTFPADIQEFTDILQQAVLNQNQLAVVVHGKPGTGKTAWTQAVAKEILVPLGYVIFILDHDAIANFVPPTYLERICIIINEADNLAQNRAFEVAQYNNKTEHILSLLDGTLYQSVIDDSGIQIKQRLVVLMTCNTTERLDPAMLRKGRVDLMCEFTQLFV, via the coding sequence ATGGAATTTGATTATTTTAGAAGTAACGAAAATAATGCTGCAAATAACAAAAGTCAAAGTTTAATTTCTAGCGGTTGGCGACCATTTCGGCGAGATTTAGACTGGGAGTTTTTATGGCAATTGTGGTGTAATGACACACATGAATTTACTCAAAAATCGTTTAATTTAGCTAGTAATTTTGCTGAAGTATTAGGACGCAATAATTATACTTGGTGGGCTAATTTATTAAGTGTAGTATCTGATAACACCCGCTACGAATTTGAAAAATTTTGGAACTACATTACACCTGACCCCCAATCACCAGACCATCGCTACAAGGATGTTTTAAGTACAGAAACGCCTATTGTTCAATTTGTCAGTCGTAGTAGTATTCCTATTGATTATGTCCTAAATCGATTGCAAGAAATTACTGTACTACGAGTTCTGCACTTATTAGAACGTCCAGATATTATTACCCAATATTACTTAGAAAGAGATTTTTATCTGCCTGTAGAAAAGTTTATCAATTGGGAACGTTTAGAAGTTATTAATACCGTTTATGCGTATTGGTCAAAGTATGATATTTGGCTACAAATTGACTCTTATGATCGCGGTCGGCGACAATATACATTAATGTCCAAAAATATATCGCCATTAATTAACAAAGCGACTTACGATTTAGCAGTCATGCTGAGTGGATATCAAAGTCGTGTAGGTAAAGTTTATAGTCAATTTCCTATTCGGACTTTTCCAGCAGATATTCAAGAATTTACTGACATATTACAACAGGCAGTGCTAAATCAAAACCAGTTAGCGGTTGTAGTACACGGAAAACCGGGTACAGGTAAAACAGCATGGACACAAGCAGTAGCAAAAGAAATTCTTGTACCTTTAGGGTATGTCATTTTTATTTTAGACCATGATGCGATCGCTAACTTTGTCCCACCAACTTACTTAGAGCGTATTTGTATTATCATCAACGAAGCCGATAACCTAGCCCAAAATCGGGCTTTTGAAGTAGCACAATACAACAATAAAACAGAACATATTTTAAGTTTACTAGATGGAACTTTATACCAAAGTGTAATAGATGACTCTGGGATTCAAATCAAGCAGCGGTTAGTTGTCTTAATGACTTGTAATACTACCGAAAGATTAGACCCAGCTATGTTACGGAAAGGAAGGGTAGATTTGATGTGTGAATTTACGCAACTATTTGTATAA
- a CDS encoding ATP-binding protein, translating into MAKLKISKKISTALINSLGAGVVPRMGVEHIAVGREKELKSLSQNLDDIAEGVAAFRFIIGNYGSGKSFILQLIRNRAIEQGFVVADADLSSERRLAGSNNEGLATYRELMSHLATKTRPDGGALVSILEGWINKIQQTVVQETSLRPNDDGFDDQVEAKIREVVQYIEDLVHGFDFGNVIIAYWRGYRLDDDELKNASMRWLRGEFNTKTEAKTALGVRVIIDDQSWYDYIKLLAKFVAEIGYKGLLILVDEAVNLYQIPATVTREKNYNRLLAMFNDTMQCKAEHLGIFIGGTTKFLEDPNRGLFADQAWRRRTKESRFATQTDVQEYLGPVIRLNPLSEEEILTLLQRISEIHTLNFGYEKTLTNRELQAFVQEIVSRLGAEALLTPGEIVRDFISVLNILHQNPKMSFNELIHDSQFKPTVVDEDDAAEFSL; encoded by the coding sequence ATGGCAAAGCTCAAAATATCAAAAAAAATTTCTACTGCTTTAATCAATTCCCTTGGTGCAGGAGTAGTTCCTAGAATGGGAGTTGAACATATAGCAGTTGGTCGAGAAAAAGAACTTAAAAGCTTGTCACAAAATCTTGATGATATTGCAGAAGGTGTCGCCGCGTTTCGTTTTATAATTGGTAACTATGGTTCGGGAAAAAGCTTTATTCTCCAATTAATTCGTAACCGGGCTATAGAGCAAGGTTTTGTCGTTGCTGATGCTGATTTATCTTCAGAACGCCGATTAGCAGGAAGTAATAATGAAGGTCTAGCAACATATAGAGAATTAATGAGCCACTTGGCTACAAAAACTCGTCCTGATGGTGGTGCTTTAGTTTCAATTTTGGAAGGATGGATTAATAAAATTCAACAAACAGTAGTCCAAGAAACTAGTTTGCGTCCCAATGATGATGGTTTTGATGACCAAGTTGAAGCGAAAATTAGAGAAGTAGTTCAGTATATTGAAGATTTAGTTCACGGATTTGATTTTGGTAATGTTATTATTGCTTACTGGCGTGGCTACCGATTAGACGATGATGAATTGAAAAATGCCTCAATGCGTTGGTTGCGTGGAGAGTTCAACACCAAAACCGAGGCGAAAACAGCTTTAGGTGTGCGCGTTATTATTGATGATCAAAGTTGGTACGATTATATTAAGCTATTAGCTAAATTTGTCGCTGAAATTGGTTATAAAGGACTGTTAATTTTAGTTGATGAGGCCGTAAATTTATATCAAATACCCGCTACAGTCACTCGTGAAAAGAACTATAACCGACTTTTAGCAATGTTTAATGACACCATGCAATGTAAAGCCGAACATCTAGGGATTTTCATTGGTGGGACAACAAAGTTTTTAGAAGACCCAAACCGAGGACTTTTCGCAGACCAAGCTTGGCGAAGACGCACTAAAGAAAGCCGTTTCGCTACACAGACCGATGTGCAAGAATATTTAGGGCCTGTGATTCGGCTAAATCCTTTAAGTGAGGAAGAAATCCTCACGCTTTTGCAACGCATATCTGAGATTCATACGCTGAATTTTGGGTATGAAAAGACTTTGACAAATCGTGAGTTACAAGCATTTGTTCAAGAAATTGTCAGTCGCTTGGGGGCGGAAGCGTTACTTACGCCAGGGGAAATTGTCCGGGATTTTATTAGTGTGTTGAATATCCTTCATCAAAATCCGAAAATGAGTTTTAATGAGTTAATTCATGACTCTCAATTTAAGCCTACTGTTGTGGATGAGGATGATGCAGCGGAGTTTAGTTTGTGA
- a CDS encoding tellurite resistance TerB C-terminal domain-containing protein produces the protein MSLIPTASNNLTTLKTSNMQSLMVSNRLILGIIAFSVSFGLSLVPNWNFKQSLITAIITVLATYTAALFVDQRRRNHEMLVLSSLHKRIKDMEGLKSRIVREINQIETHRDLLYKESQQLQNQILECRNQRNSLHRELGSFAGQKKQLEDESNKLKTELYILENNQVELNHSLTTLTAEKRRLELHCNAHRSEINQMQSQISELQQEKQEIESNLTLLGRLKPQLEEKLYELRIALQDLETEVNQQSKLLVDTAIQKDDIAASLDSLKKQRGEQQTELQQLKSEVSLLQEERDLLQSQVWELLQQTEILNQDLLPGNIQPEKNDLLPFSEVVESLPEEWTNFLEKLPSHEIQVLKAIVEQDNPSMAIKKIAEDHITMPNLLIDSINECANDTIGELIIEPSVDIPEVYQEHIVNVRKLLSMYEVIMTRHASPN, from the coding sequence ATGTCTTTAATACCTACTGCTTCTAATAACTTAACTACGCTAAAAACCAGCAACATGCAATCATTAATGGTAAGTAATCGATTGATTTTAGGTATAATTGCCTTTAGTGTGAGTTTTGGTTTGAGTCTTGTTCCTAACTGGAATTTTAAGCAATCTCTGATTACAGCTATAATTACTGTCCTTGCTACTTATACAGCAGCTTTGTTTGTAGACCAGCGACGTAGAAATCATGAAATGCTAGTTTTAAGTTCACTGCACAAGCGAATTAAAGACATGGAGGGATTGAAGTCCCGGATTGTCAGAGAAATCAACCAAATAGAAACGCATCGAGATTTATTATATAAAGAGTCGCAACAACTCCAAAATCAAATCTTAGAATGCCGCAATCAAAGAAATAGCCTACACAGAGAATTAGGCAGTTTTGCTGGGCAAAAAAAGCAATTAGAAGATGAATCTAATAAGTTAAAAACTGAACTTTATATCCTTGAAAATAATCAAGTAGAACTGAATCATTCCTTGACAACTCTCACAGCAGAAAAACGCCGTCTAGAATTGCACTGTAACGCCCATCGTTCTGAAATCAATCAGATGCAAAGTCAAATTAGCGAACTCCAGCAAGAAAAACAAGAAATAGAGAGTAACTTAACTTTATTGGGGAGACTAAAACCCCAATTAGAAGAAAAACTTTACGAACTACGGATTGCCCTTCAAGACTTAGAAACAGAAGTTAATCAGCAAAGCAAATTGCTTGTAGATACAGCCATACAAAAAGACGATATAGCAGCTAGCCTTGATTCTTTAAAAAAGCAAAGAGGAGAACAACAAACCGAACTACAACAGCTAAAAAGCGAAGTTTCATTACTACAAGAAGAACGCGATTTATTACAAAGTCAAGTTTGGGAATTACTTCAACAGACAGAAATACTCAATCAAGATTTGTTGCCAGGAAATATCCAACCAGAAAAAAATGATTTGTTGCCTTTTTCAGAAGTAGTTGAAAGCTTACCTGAAGAGTGGACTAATTTCCTCGAAAAGTTGCCTAGTCATGAAATTCAGGTACTAAAAGCTATAGTAGAACAAGATAATCCTAGTATGGCAATTAAAAAAATTGCCGAAGACCATATTACAATGCCAAATCTGTTAATCGACTCGATTAATGAATGTGCAAACGATACGATTGGAGAATTAATCATTGAGCCAAGTGTAGATATCCCAGAAGTTTATCAAGAGCATATAGTCAACGTCAGAAAATTGCTTTCTATGTATGAAGTTATCATGACTAGACATGCTTCACCAAATTAA
- a CDS encoding ATP-binding protein yields the protein MPIASTSYSAQVQFLQRQAASLLLYQSVLQSEVAIAFLDLLQAIRYTDADARGCLQAYGNYFHVLAAKNQNWEDYLITQILICENPFSRLAQQQEFEDLPRALIAAVQHDLQALQSLYECSSAVLSEWVQAVAHLPVSPVVWYQEQNGVGIETGLIKQHPEMTYIASWQQLENWADAVEELAVYYRQFGTGLFAEYQALRWQTGQFVGIRYPDPVKLNALVGYESQRDALLKNTEFLLSGETALHVLLYGSRGSGKSSLVKALLNEYGNYNLRLLEVAKSDLQDLPKIVEHLRGVPQKFIIFVDDLSFEEDDDAFKALKVVLEGNLTARPQNVVVYATSNRRHLIREFFADRPTPKDNTEIHAWDTMQEKLSFSDRFGLTLTFEAANQKTYLQIVKHLATQSEINLSQEDLEYQALQWATRHNGRSGRTARQFIDFLKAELVFFAKNNNTSAT from the coding sequence ATGCCAATAGCAAGTACTTCATACTCTGCTCAAGTTCAATTCCTCCAGCGCCAAGCAGCCTCACTTTTACTGTACCAATCTGTCCTTCAAAGCGAAGTGGCGATCGCGTTTCTTGACCTGTTGCAAGCTATACGTTACACTGATGCCGACGCTAGGGGCTGCCTCCAAGCTTATGGTAATTACTTTCATGTCTTGGCTGCTAAAAATCAAAATTGGGAGGATTACCTAATTACTCAAATTCTGATTTGCGAAAATCCTTTTAGTAGGCTTGCTCAACAACAAGAATTTGAGGATTTACCACGGGCTTTAATCGCAGCAGTTCAACATGATTTACAGGCGTTGCAGAGCCTTTACGAATGTAGCAGCGCTGTTTTAAGTGAGTGGGTACAAGCTGTAGCTCATTTGCCTGTTTCTCCTGTTGTATGGTATCAGGAGCAGAATGGGGTGGGAATAGAGACGGGATTGATAAAGCAGCATCCAGAGATGACTTATATTGCGTCTTGGCAACAGCTAGAAAATTGGGCTGACGCTGTTGAAGAGTTAGCGGTTTATTATCGGCAATTTGGTACTGGTTTATTTGCTGAATATCAGGCTTTGCGCTGGCAAACTGGGCAGTTTGTTGGTATTCGCTATCCTGACCCAGTAAAGCTGAATGCACTTGTAGGTTATGAATCTCAGCGAGATGCTTTGTTAAAAAATACAGAGTTTCTATTATCAGGAGAGACAGCACTACATGTATTACTTTACGGTAGTCGGGGGTCAGGAAAATCTTCTTTGGTAAAAGCCTTGTTGAATGAGTATGGTAACTACAACCTACGTTTGCTAGAAGTAGCCAAATCGGACTTGCAAGATTTACCAAAAATTGTGGAACATTTGCGGGGCGTACCCCAAAAATTTATTATTTTTGTGGATGATTTGTCTTTTGAGGAAGATGACGATGCTTTTAAAGCATTGAAAGTAGTTTTAGAAGGTAATTTGACTGCACGACCACAAAATGTAGTAGTTTATGCCACTTCTAACCGCCGTCACTTGATTCGGGAGTTTTTTGCAGATAGACCTACACCCAAAGATAATACAGAAATTCATGCCTGGGACACTATGCAGGAGAAACTTTCGTTTAGCGATCGCTTTGGGTTAACCTTAACCTTTGAGGCCGCAAATCAAAAAACCTATTTACAAATAGTTAAGCATCTAGCCACCCAGTCCGAAATTAATCTTAGCCAGGAAGATTTAGAATATCAAGCATTACAGTGGGCAACTCGCCACAACGGACGTTCTGGACGCACAGCCCGTCAATTTATCGATTTTTTAAAAGCCGAGTTAGTGTTTTTTGCTAAAAATAACAATACATCTGCTACGTAA
- a CDS encoding TMEM14 family protein, with protein sequence MNLSIVAALAYGILALIGGIIGYIQAHSQVSLLSGTISGLLLIFAAYFQFQGQNWALILAVGVTVVLVAFFAFRLAKTRKFMPAGLMIILGTLALAVMVNQLVSFQ encoded by the coding sequence ATGAATTTAAGTATAGTTGCTGCTCTTGCCTACGGCATTTTAGCGTTGATTGGTGGTATTATTGGTTACATTCAAGCTCATAGTCAAGTCTCGCTACTCAGTGGTACGATTAGCGGCTTATTACTAATTTTTGCTGCTTACTTTCAATTCCAAGGACAAAACTGGGCTTTGATTTTAGCAGTTGGCGTTACTGTTGTTTTAGTAGCTTTCTTTGCATTTAGGTTGGCTAAAACCCGTAAGTTTATGCCTGCGGGATTAATGATTATTTTGGGTACACTGGCGCTGGCTGTAATGGTAAATCAACTTGTTAGCTTTCAGTAA